A genomic window from Deferrivibrio essentukiensis includes:
- the rny gene encoding ribonuclease Y, producing the protein MILTVLLAIAGLAVGLIVGILFQKKKVEAENQKLNKQATDIISRAKREAEEILKEAKIESKEIIYKTKQELEKEAKERRKELQLQEKRLISKEESLDKKIELIDSKEEMLSKRTKELDEKIKANEELNVELEKKKDALLLEIEKVASMTREEAKNMLVQQMVSEAKVDAARQIKEIEEELKNEADKKARSVIATSIQRCASEYVGEIAVSVVNLPSDEMKGRIIGREGRNIRTFESVTGVDIIVDDTPEAVILSSYDPFRREIAKMTLEKLISDGRIHPARIEELYEKSKEELEKHIVEVGEEAVFNLGLHDIHKDIVKLVGRLKYRTSYGQNVLGHSIEVARIAGIMAAEIGADEKMAKRMGLLHDIGKAIDYEVEGSHTEIGVDLMKKYNEAPQVINAILSHHGEEEFKYVESVLVQAADAISASRPGARREVLESYIKRLENLEAIASSFEGVSKTYAIQAGREVRIVVEPEVVSEEALITLARDIAKKIEEELTYPGNIKVNVLRESRAVEYAK; encoded by the coding sequence AAGAAATTTTAAAAGAAGCAAAAATTGAATCGAAAGAGATAATTTACAAAACAAAGCAAGAGCTTGAAAAAGAAGCTAAGGAGAGGAGAAAAGAGCTTCAGCTGCAGGAAAAAAGGCTTATAAGCAAAGAGGAAAGTCTTGATAAAAAGATTGAGCTCATTGATTCAAAAGAGGAGATGTTATCAAAGAGGACAAAAGAGCTTGATGAAAAAATAAAAGCTAATGAAGAGTTAAATGTTGAGCTTGAAAAGAAAAAAGATGCTTTGCTTCTTGAAATTGAAAAAGTAGCCTCTATGACAAGGGAAGAAGCTAAGAATATGCTTGTTCAACAGATGGTTAGTGAGGCAAAAGTAGATGCTGCACGTCAGATTAAAGAGATTGAAGAGGAGTTGAAAAACGAAGCTGATAAAAAAGCAAGGAGTGTAATAGCTACTTCTATTCAAAGGTGTGCTTCTGAATATGTTGGTGAAATAGCGGTATCTGTTGTAAATCTTCCAAGTGATGAGATGAAAGGTAGAATTATAGGTCGAGAAGGTAGAAATATTAGGACATTTGAAAGTGTTACCGGTGTGGATATAATAGTTGATGATACCCCTGAGGCTGTAATATTATCATCTTATGATCCATTCAGACGTGAAATTGCTAAAATGACTTTGGAAAAACTTATTTCTGATGGTAGAATTCATCCAGCCAGAATCGAAGAATTATATGAGAAGAGTAAAGAAGAGCTTGAAAAGCATATTGTAGAAGTTGGTGAAGAAGCAGTATTTAATTTGGGGCTACATGATATTCACAAGGATATTGTTAAACTAGTTGGTCGTTTGAAATACAGGACAAGTTATGGGCAAAATGTTCTTGGCCATTCTATTGAAGTTGCAAGGATAGCAGGTATTATGGCGGCAGAAATTGGGGCTGATGAGAAGATGGCAAAAAGGATGGGCTTGCTTCATGATATTGGTAAGGCAATAGATTATGAAGTTGAAGGCTCTCACACAGAAATTGGTGTGGATTTAATGAAAAAATACAATGAAGCGCCTCAAGTTATCAATGCAATATTATCACATCACGGAGAAGAAGAGTTTAAATATGTTGAATCTGTCCTTGTTCAGGCAGCTGATGCTATATCTGCTTCAAGGCCTGGTGCTAGAAGGGAAGTTTTAGAATCATATATTAAAAGGCTTGAAAATCTTGAGGCTATTGCTTCAAGTTTTGAGGGTGTATCAAAGACATATGCTATTCAAGCAGGAAGGGAAGTGAGGATAGTGGTTGAGCCTGAAGTGGTAAGTGAGGAAGCGCTCATAACTTTGGCGAGAGATATTGCTAAAAAGATAGAAGAAGAGCTTACTTATCCTGGAAACATAAAAGTAAATGTTTTAAGAGAGTCAAGGGCTGTTGAATACGCAAAATAA